The Bacteroidota bacterium sequence TATTCTCACCAACAATGGCTATCGCGTAGTCAATCTCGGCATCAAAGTCGCACTCGAACCGATGCTCGAAGCCGTCACGCGCGAGCATGCGGATGCACTTGGCATGTCTGGCCTGCTGGTGAAATCGACGGCGATCATGAAGGAAAATCTGGAAGTGATGGAGTCGCGCAACATCCGAATTCCGGTTGTGCTCGGTGGCGCTGCGCTTACGCGGAAGTTTGTCGAGAAGGATTTGCGCGCACTCTATGCCGGCCCACTCTCTTACGCGCAGGATGCATTCGATGGACTGCACTTCATGGAAGAATTAAAAAATCCGAGTGCGATTAGAGACACCTCTTCTTTGCCCATCCCGTCCACTCTGCCCACTAACGGCGCGGAAGATTTTGAGGAAGAACTCGATAACGCCACGGGCGCCGACTCCAAAATTCTAATGGCCAGTCGTACGTTGCCCTGGCTGCAACATCCCAAGCAAACAACTTCGGGTGCGGAGAAGAGCATTGAGCTCGAAGCGATGGAGGAGGAGATCGCGGAATTCCCGATCGCAGTTCGCAAGATCGAAACCGCGGAAGGCACCGAGAGACTGGTGCGTACCAGCGCGACACCGCACGACAATCCGGTGCCCACGCCTCCCTTCTGGGGATCGCGCGTTGTCGATGACATCAAGCTCGAAAAAGTCTGGGAATACCTGAACGAAGTCGCGCTCTTCCGCGGACAATGGCAACTGAAGCGCGGCAAAAAAACTCCGGAAGAGTTTGCAAAACAGGTCGAAGAAATTGCTCGACCCAAGCTCGCTGAATTCAAGCTCCGTGCAAAACGTGATCGAGTGCTGGAGCCAAAGGTTGCATACGGGTACTTCCCCTGCTACTCCGAAGCTGATGATCTCGTTGTGCTGAGACCAAAGAACCAGAAGGACCTCTTCGTATCATGGGAGCCGTTCGTCCCAGCCGATTTAGAAGAGTGGACCCGCTTTACCTTCCCTCGGCAGCCCACGGCTCGCAGGCTCTGCATCGCGGACTTCTATTTGCCCAAAGAGGAATCCGAGCGGCGCAACCAGACGGATGTCGTGGCTTTCACTGCCGTGACCGTGGGCCGCGAGGCAAGTCGGTATACCGCGAAGCTTTTTTCATCGAACGAATATTCGGACTATCTCTTCATGCACGGCCTTTCGGTCGAAACCGCCGAAGCACTCGCGGAGTACTGGCATAAAATCGTACGGACCGAGCTTGGAATTTCCGGCCAGGATGCACCCGAGATTGCGCGCCTGTTCAGCCAGGGTTATCAGGGCTCGCGGTTCTCGTTCGGCTATCCGGCATGCCCAAACCTCGATGATCAGACCAAATTGTTTGATCTGATTCGCCCCGAGCGCATTGGCGTGACCCTGAGCGAGGAATATCATCTGGAGCCAGAGCAATCGACGACTGCGATCGTTTCCCATCACCCGAACGCGAAATATTTCGCCATTAAATGAAGAGCTTTGTGCCGGTTTTTGTGTAACCCCCCAGATTTTTTCGTATTTTTACAGTCGTACAATGGGAATAGACATCCCAGATTGTACACGTCAATATGAACAATTCGGGACGATTCGCTAATGGTCGCCCCGGCTCGCCATGATCCGCATACTAATAGCGGACGATCATGCAATCGTCCGTGAGGGCTTGAAACAGATCGTCCAGCAAACGATGGATATCGTCGTTGCTGGCGAGGCATCGAACGCGGCCGAAACTCTGGAAATGGTTCGGAAACTTCCGATTGACCTCCTCCTGCTCGACATTTCCATGCCTGGCCGTTCCGGACTCGATGTCCTCGTGGAAATCAAACGAGATCTGCCGAATCTTCCGGTTCTTATTCTAAGTCTGCATCCAGAGGATCAGTACGCACTCCGAATGCTCAAAGCTGGTGCAGCCGGTTACGTCACCAAGGAGAGCGCTTCCGAACAGCTCATCCACGCAATCCGGAAGGTTGCAAGCGGCGGAAAGTACATGAGTATGCCGTTGGCAGAAAAGCTCGTATTTGGAATGGTAAGGGATCAAGGGCTTGCGCCCCATGAATTGTTGTCGAATCGAGAATTCCAGGTCTTCCGAATGATTGCTGCTGGCAAATCCGTGGGGGAGATTGCGGAAGAGCTTTCTCTTTCAGCCAAAACGATTTCTACGAATCGCGCGCGCATTATTGAGAAAATGGGGCTGCGGAACAATGCCGAATTCACCCAATACGCGATTCAACATAAGCTCCTGGACGCGACAGTCGCCTGACAGCAAACCTCTCGGCTCCTGGCAAGCCGAGCATCTCTCGCATATTTCCCCAAAATTGCAGCCTAGCGAAGTCTTGTAGGACAAACACCTACGTTGCACCGCCTGTTATCCTACCAATTTTACCGCTATTCACCGATTTCATAGCAGTAGTTGTATTTGGTATCTTTGTACCGTCAGTAACGAATTGGCAAAACCAGTCGAAATTGGCCCGCGTGAAAGCGCGGTTCTCTTACCACATATTGACGGACCAGGCCCCGGCTCGCTCCCCAAATGAGAGCTCGGGGTCATTTTTTTTAAAGACATTCCCGGGGCGCTTCGTGTCTCGGCTCTACCAAAAAACTACTCGGGTATTTCTTTTGGTCCGCCCGGTGCAGGTGCAAATGCCAATTTGAAACCAAGCAAACCCAGAATCTGCTCGAGCTTTTCCAGGGAAAAGTGCCGGCGCTTGGCAAGGACATTTGACAGCGTGCCGCTATCGATCCCCATTTGTTTGCAGAGACGGTATCGCGTCAGGCCACGCTCGTTATGCGCGCGGTCGAGTAATTCCCGAAGATCGTCACGATAATCGCGGCCATCGGCGGCAATTGGGCTTTCTGTTGTTGGTGAGGTCATTCCTTGTGCGTTCATTGCAGGTGTAGAGTTGTTGAGTTGCGCTACGCGTATCGGGGTTTCGGCCCCGAATGTCGTCCGGTCTATGTCATGATTCATATGCATCCTCTCTTCCGCCCCAGCAATCAGCCTCGCTCTGAACGCGACCGGTTGCATGGTTCGGCTTTCCATAAGTCTCTTCAAAACATAGACCAATCGTATTCTTAACAACAACTTTGCCTGGAAAAAGCCCTTTCTTGAAAATTAATTTATGATTTACTTCTCATAGAATACGTCTTGGTGTTCTATTTGGGATGTTTTATAGTGTAGCACATCATTATAAATACCATTTTCTGACAGGCTAAAGATCAACTCAAACCGAGCATGAGTAATGGATCCGGCGAATCCCAGATATTAAGCATTTTGCCGGGAGCCTCCAATATTCCTTAGATTTGTGTTACAAAGTTCGCGTTATACCAAAGAATGAATCGAATAGCAGTACTGACAAGTGGGGGCGATGCCCCAGGAATGAATGCCGCGATCCGCGCTGTGGTCCGGGCCGGCAGCGAGAAAGAAATGAAGATGTTCGGGGTCCGGGAAGGTTTTGAAGGCCTGATCGCTGGCAATGTCGTCCGGCTTCGCGCCAGGGATGTAGGCGGAGTGATCCAATATGGAGGGACTTTTCTCGGCAGTTCGCGATCGGAAGCCTTCAAAACTCCTGAAGGCCGTGAACGAGCACTGCGGAATCTCCGGGAGTACAATATTGATGGGCTGGTGGTGATCGGCGGTAATGGATCGCAATGTGGAGCGTGGGAGCTTTCGAAGATGGGATTCCCCGTCGTCGGCATTGCATCAACGATCGACAACGACCTTTATGGCAGCGAAGTAACACTCGGCGTTGACACCGCACTCAATATCGCTCTCGAAGCCATCGATCGCCTGAAGGTAACGGCATCCTCGCATAAACGAGCGATCTTAGTCGAAG is a genomic window containing:
- the pfkA gene encoding 6-phosphofructokinase, whose protein sequence is MNRIAVLTSGGDAPGMNAAIRAVVRAGSEKEMKMFGVREGFEGLIAGNVVRLRARDVGGVIQYGGTFLGSSRSEAFKTPEGRERALRNLREYNIDGLVVIGGNGSQCGAWELSKMGFPVVGIASTIDNDLYGSEVTLGVDTALNIALEAIDRLKVTASSHKRAILVEVMGRKCGYLALMCGIAGGAEAVVIPEAETTPEEITSDMVDAYRRGKNHALIVIAEGAQMNATELTKYIEQHKEMLGFTIRTTILGHVQRGGVPSAFDRILAARFGVAAVECLAREESGVLVGLGKGDVITTPLADVATMKKELDLSLFQMSRVLAT
- a CDS encoding response regulator transcription factor, with the protein product MIRILIADDHAIVREGLKQIVQQTMDIVVAGEASNAAETLEMVRKLPIDLLLLDISMPGRSGLDVLVEIKRDLPNLPVLILSLHPEDQYALRMLKAGAAGYVTKESASEQLIHAIRKVASGGKYMSMPLAEKLVFGMVRDQGLAPHELLSNREFQVFRMIAAGKSVGEIAEELSLSAKTISTNRARIIEKMGLRNNAEFTQYAIQHKLLDATVA
- a CDS encoding helix-turn-helix transcriptional regulator; this translates as MNAQGMTSPTTESPIAADGRDYRDDLRELLDRAHNERGLTRYRLCKQMGIDSGTLSNVLAKRRHFSLEKLEQILGLLGFKLAFAPAPGGPKEIPE
- a CDS encoding vitamin B12 dependent-methionine synthase activation domain-containing protein produces the protein MEEEIAEFPIAVRKIETAEGTERLVRTSATPHDNPVPTPPFWGSRVVDDIKLEKVWEYLNEVALFRGQWQLKRGKKTPEEFAKQVEEIARPKLAEFKLRAKRDRVLEPKVAYGYFPCYSEADDLVVLRPKNQKDLFVSWEPFVPADLEEWTRFTFPRQPTARRLCIADFYLPKEESERRNQTDVVAFTAVTVGREASRYTAKLFSSNEYSDYLFMHGLSVETAEALAEYWHKIVRTELGISGQDAPEIARLFSQGYQGSRFSFGYPACPNLDDQTKLFDLIRPERIGVTLSEEYHLEPEQSTTAIVSHHPNAKYFAIK